A window of the Coleofasciculus sp. FACHB-T130 genome harbors these coding sequences:
- a CDS encoding S-layer homology domain-containing protein, with amino-acid sequence MTSPPPDPRSSRLGFDELIGIVVAFGVIGTIFFWSIGRREPGLNLTGLPTPDATASPKPAAPLPTTVIPGESPTQQTVPAPSASPSDPNSTLLIPDDPNTVSGSVPIIPVPVPAPSAPAPSVAPATVPAPAPSAPAAVVPVPAPTASAPAKPINFSDIPDNYWARPYIQALVERNILAGFTDGTFRPDQPITRAEFTAPLRKAFGQKPAQNALNFKDVPSGYWAEAGIKQAVATGFLKGYPGNRFLPNQEIPRAQVLVALASGLGLKPPSNPAQALQTYQDAKEIPKYATQGVAASTAAGLVINYPNQNLLKPNQAATRAEVAAAIYQALVQAGQAQPISSPAAVQPQ; translated from the coding sequence ATGACATCACCTCCCCCCGATCCACGTTCCTCTCGGCTTGGCTTTGATGAGTTGATTGGCATTGTTGTTGCCTTCGGCGTGATTGGCACGATTTTCTTCTGGTCAATTGGTAGAAGGGAGCCAGGGTTGAATTTGACCGGATTGCCGACTCCTGACGCCACGGCGAGTCCAAAGCCAGCAGCGCCGCTACCAACAACGGTGATACCCGGAGAATCGCCCACCCAGCAAACGGTTCCGGCACCTTCTGCTTCACCGAGCGACCCAAACTCAACGCTACTCATACCGGACGATCCAAACACGGTATCGGGAAGCGTCCCGATTATTCCCGTACCCGTACCCGCGCCTTCCGCCCCAGCGCCGTCAGTCGCCCCCGCCACAGTACCCGCGCCTGCGCCTTCCGCCCCAGCGGCGGTTGTTCCCGTACCAGCCCCCACAGCTTCTGCCCCAGCTAAACCGATCAACTTTTCCGATATCCCCGACAATTACTGGGCGCGTCCTTACATTCAAGCGCTGGTTGAACGCAACATCCTCGCGGGTTTCACCGATGGCACTTTTCGCCCCGATCAACCGATCACTAGAGCGGAATTTACGGCTCCGTTGCGGAAAGCTTTTGGTCAAAAACCGGCTCAGAATGCTTTGAATTTTAAAGATGTCCCCTCTGGGTACTGGGCTGAAGCTGGAATCAAGCAAGCTGTGGCAACGGGTTTTTTGAAAGGATATCCGGGAAATCGGTTTCTCCCAAACCAAGAAATTCCGAGAGCGCAAGTTTTGGTTGCGCTTGCTAGCGGCTTAGGGCTGAAACCACCGTCCAATCCGGCTCAAGCTTTGCAGACTTATCAAGACGCCAAGGAGATTCCTAAATACGCGACCCAAGGTGTCGCAGCGTCTACAGCCGCCGGTCTTGTGATTAACTATCCGAATCAAAACTTGCTCAAACCGAATCAAGCGGCGACTCGTGCTGAGGTAGCTGCTGCAATTTATCAAGCTCTAGTACAAGCCGGACAAGCACAACCCATTTCCTCTCCAGCCGCTGTGCAGCCACAATGA
- the topA gene encoding type I DNA topoisomerase yields the protein MKLVLIESPGKRQKWQKSLGSGYRVMASMGHVVELAKDGEDALGFDLSGDRVTCRFVPRGDRGKKVLTELKQAVKSATEVIFATDPDREGEVISWHLARELKVKNPRRVVTSEITETAIKKAVSKPRPLDQNLVDAALLRTCLDKLVGFRGSPLIWSLKNGAKSVGRVQSATLHLLCDRERAITAFVPEDYWSVYVDYAEGFRAFYAGQVNRSEESEVEETDDSESPDSKKAAEGTRVTTQTQADQLVATAKSHPHQVVSTQGKVSFKKPPAAFTTSSLQQAAGARLKLNPEKTMQVAQKLYEQGYITYMRTDSPTLSEEFCASVRKYLEKNDPENIPQKAAVRKSAALSQEAHEAIRPTEITRLLSVIKAELTPEEAGLYDLIWRRAIASLCQPARLLKTKIVTKSGSVTWQALGQVLQFEGYLRYWRDIGSDQVLPTLKEGQPLTCTHADADKKQTMPPPRYSESKLIQVMEKQGIGRPSTYAPTVKTLKEREYVVLKKGLLVPTQLGMEVDEFLGRVLPELIRADFTAKMERELDAIAHGKLDWQKYLTSWNRDYFAPALKKAGAKIPVSMPTVTNPSRVKVTPPVCEPPDTRTDTSPETRSELTNIRCPKCKHPMTRVYSKSKKLQTDHFLSCDERNNGCGAVMFFNVSTLEYELPDAKRKNPARSDKPSQHSCPICGSSLERYKYTKNGQDKVMLRCSNPKTKQNKCKEVAFFESKKGNWWSPNFGELGAE from the coding sequence ATGAAACTTGTTTTAATTGAAAGTCCTGGCAAACGGCAGAAATGGCAGAAAAGCCTTGGTTCTGGCTACCGAGTGATGGCAAGCATGGGTCATGTTGTTGAGCTAGCGAAAGACGGGGAAGATGCACTGGGCTTTGACCTATCAGGCGATCGCGTTACTTGTCGATTTGTCCCTCGTGGCGACCGAGGCAAAAAGGTTCTCACCGAACTGAAACAAGCGGTTAAATCAGCAACCGAAGTTATATTTGCAACAGACCCAGACCGGGAAGGTGAGGTCATTTCTTGGCATCTGGCACGAGAACTCAAGGTTAAGAATCCCCGGCGAGTGGTGACGAGCGAGATTACAGAAACTGCGATTAAAAAAGCAGTGAGCAAACCCCGTCCCCTCGACCAGAACTTAGTAGATGCAGCTCTTTTGAGGACGTGTCTCGACAAGCTGGTTGGCTTCAGAGGCTCCCCTCTCATTTGGTCGCTCAAAAACGGAGCCAAGTCAGTCGGTCGGGTTCAAAGCGCAACCTTGCACCTATTATGCGATCGCGAGAGAGCAATTACAGCCTTTGTTCCTGAAGATTACTGGTCTGTTTACGTTGACTACGCCGAGGGGTTTCGAGCCTTTTATGCCGGACAAGTGAATCGTTCCGAGGAGTCTGAAGTAGAGGAAACCGATGATTCTGAGTCTCCTGATAGCAAAAAAGCTGCTGAAGGAACCAGAGTGACAACACAAACTCAGGCGGATCAACTGGTGGCGACGGCAAAGAGTCATCCTCATCAGGTAGTCAGCACCCAAGGTAAAGTGAGTTTTAAAAAACCACCCGCCGCATTTACCACCAGTTCCCTTCAGCAGGCAGCAGGAGCGCGTTTAAAGCTGAATCCAGAGAAAACGATGCAAGTGGCGCAGAAGCTGTACGAGCAAGGATACATCACTTATATGCGTACAGATAGCCCAACTTTATCTGAGGAGTTTTGTGCTTCGGTGCGGAAGTATCTGGAAAAAAATGACCCCGAGAATATCCCCCAAAAGGCGGCTGTTCGCAAAAGTGCAGCGCTGTCCCAGGAGGCGCACGAGGCAATTCGACCGACAGAGATTACCCGGCTACTATCCGTCATTAAAGCAGAGTTAACACCAGAAGAAGCTGGATTGTATGACTTGATATGGCGACGCGCGATCGCTTCTCTGTGTCAACCAGCGCGACTCCTGAAGACGAAAATTGTCACCAAATCTGGTAGCGTTACTTGGCAAGCTTTGGGTCAGGTGCTACAGTTTGAGGGCTATCTGCGCTACTGGCGAGATATTGGTTCAGATCAAGTGTTGCCGACTCTCAAAGAAGGGCAACCACTGACCTGTACCCATGCGGATGCCGATAAGAAGCAGACGATGCCACCACCCCGGTATTCTGAGTCTAAGTTGATTCAGGTGATGGAGAAACAGGGGATTGGGCGTCCTAGCACCTATGCTCCGACGGTAAAGACTTTGAAAGAGCGGGAGTATGTGGTTCTGAAGAAGGGGTTGCTCGTTCCGACCCAGCTAGGGATGGAAGTGGATGAGTTCTTGGGTCGGGTGTTACCTGAGCTGATTCGTGCAGATTTTACGGCAAAGATGGAGCGGGAATTGGATGCGATCGCTCACGGTAAGCTGGACTGGCAAAAGTATTTGACTAGCTGGAACCGCGACTATTTTGCCCCAGCACTCAAGAAAGCCGGGGCAAAAATTCCCGTTTCTATGCCGACTGTAACGAATCCAAGCCGAGTTAAGGTCACTCCACCTGTTTGTGAACCCCCGGATACTCGCACCGATACTAGCCCGGAGACTCGGTCTGAACTTACTAATATTCGGTGTCCGAAATGCAAACATCCAATGACGAGGGTTTACTCGAAGTCTAAAAAACTTCAAACAGACCATTTTTTGAGCTGTGATGAGCGCAATAATGGCTGCGGTGCTGTAATGTTTTTTAACGTATCCACGCTAGAGTATGAATTGCCTGACGCTAAGCGGAAAAATCCGGCGCGTTCTGACAAGCCTTCTCAGCATTCTTGTCCGATTTGTGGCTCTTCCCTAGAGCGTTACAAATACACCAAAAATGGTCAAGATAAGGTGATGTTGCGTTGCTCTAACCCGAAAACCAAACAAAATAAATGCAAAGAGGTAGCCTTCTTTGAGAGTAAAAAAGGTAACTGGTGGTCGCCAAATTTTGGCGAGCTTGGCGCGGAGTAA